The stretch of DNA GGACACACCGATGACCCCGACAGCCTGAAGTCCCGCCGGCGTTGCTGGACTCTCGGGTACCCCGGCTTCCACCTCGACGTACTGCCTGCCATCCCGGACCCTGATCACCAGCCCAGTGGCATCCTTTTGACGGACAAGAACCTGAAGAAGTGGCAGTGCGGAAATCCTCTCGGCTACGCGGACTGGTTTCGCGGGCGCTCGGAGCTGTCCCACGCTCTGCTGGAGAAGCGGCACGCCAATGTTGCGGAGGTTCCCGAGTACCACATCCGCAGCACCCTGCAGCGTCTCGTGCAGGTTCTGAAGTGGCACTGCATGGTCTTCTTCTCGGACGATCTCGACAGTCGGCCGCCGTCGATCCTCCTGACCACCCTCGCCGGCCGCGCCTACCGAGGTGAGGACGATCTGTTCAACGCAGTGCGCAGAGTGCTCTCTGCTATGCAGCAGTTCATCGAGAACCGCGACGGCCAGTGGTGGGTTGCTAACCCTGCCCACGAAGCGGAAAACTTCACCGACAAATGGAACGAATACCCTGAGCGTCGCCAGGCCTTCTTCTCCTGGTTCGACGAGGTCCGCACGACCATGGACAACCTGTCACTCATGGAGTCCAAGGGGCTGCACGTCGTCCACTCCCAGCTGCTCAAGTCCTTTACGGCCGAGCCCATAGAGCACTCCTTCGCACGCTATGCGGCCCGTATGGAGGCCCCTACCGATCAACGGATGGGCCCCACCGGCCTGCTGTCCCCGACCGCGACCGGTGCCCGCAGGAAGCCGAACACCTACTATGGCCAGCACCCCACCGCGTGCGCTTAACCTCGGCCTCCAGATGGCCGCCATAAAGGCTGCCGTCCCCAGCGCAGTCGGGACCGTGCGCAACGGAAGGCTCGTCTGCACGCTCACCTTGCAGCCCACCCCGATGAGCAGGATCTATACGGTGCGGCTCATCCACCGCCAGCAGCGCAGGCCCCGCGTGACCGTAGCCGATCCTCAGCTTGCACTGCATCCGGACGCTACAGCTCTTCCGCACGTCTACGCCAATGGCGACCTGTGCCTGCACCTACCCGGCCAGTGGAAGGAGCACATGTTCCTGGCCGACACGATCCTGCCGTGGACAGCAGCCTGGCTCCTGCATTACGAACTCTGGCTGGCGCTCGGACGATGGACCGGAACCGGCATCGATCACGCCGTACCGGCACTCGAATCGGAGTGATGACGTAGTAGGGATCTTCGGCCACTGGCTGGAGATGCCGACACAGACCTCCCCATCGAAGCGACGGCCGCCGAGTTGACCCGGTGACCGGGGGCGGCGGAGCGGCGGCCATCTGGGAGGCATGAGTTCCTATGGCCGCGCCCCGACCTTCCTCGCGCTCACCGGCTACGAGTAGAGCCGCCCGGTGGCCACTGCCCTCGACGGCGACCGGGAGGCCGCCGCCAGCGTTGCCACTCACTCCCCGAAGTCGGCGCGGAACTTGTCAAGTCAAATGAGACGATTTGATGCTATGAAGACTGTTGTGCCGGTTCTGTCTCTGGTTGGGGTTCGTTGATCCAGACCTGTTCCGGGAGTTTGGGTGGCTGGGGTCGACGGGCGAAGCGTTCGGGGTGGCGGGCGTAAGCTTCGGCAAGGGTGGTGGCCCGCTGTTCGCGGACCAGTTCGGCGGTGCCGAAGTGGACTGACGCCGGGGTGTGCAGGCCGATGCCCGAGTGGCGGTGCTCGTGGTTGTAGTACGAGATGAACCCGTCGAACCAACTACGGGCTTCTTCAAGTGAGTTGAATGATTTTGGGAAGTCGCTCATGTACTTCATGGTCTTGAAGTTCGACTCGCTGAAGGGGTTGTCGTTGCTGACCTTGGGTCGGGAGTGGCTTCTGGTGACGCCGAGGTCGATCAGCAGTTGGGAGACCTTCTTGGAGGTCATCGCGGTGCCCCGGTCCGCGTGGACGGTTTCGGGCACGATGCCGTTGCGCTCGATGGTCTCGCGGATCAACTCCTCGGCGCGGTCGGCGGATTCGGCGCGTTCCACGGTCCAGCCGCAGATGTAGCGGCTGTAGATGTCGATGATGACGTAGGCGTGGTACCACTCGCCCTTGTTCGGCCCCTGAACCTTGGTGATGTCCCAGGTCAGTACCTGGCACGGGGCTGTGGCCCGCAACTGGGGGACGGTCTTGGCCGGATGGGAGGCCAGCCTGCGGCGTTCCCCGCTCTGCCCGGCGGCCTCCAGGATCCGATACATGGTGCGTTCCGAGCAGTGGTATCGGCCCTCGTCCAGTTCCCGGGCCCAGACCTGGGCCGGGGCGAGGTCGGCGTACTGCGGGCGGTTGAGCAGGTCCAGCACGGCCTGCCGCTCGGTCGTGGAAAGCGCGGAAGCCGGCGAGGGGCGCGGTGCGCGCTCGCGCGGCGTCGGCGGGTGCAGGCGCCGGTAGTGCGTGGCTCGCGAGCGTCCGGTCAGCCGGCAGGCCGCCGTGGTGTTCAACTCCCGTTCCAGGCCGGTGAACGCCTCGTCGAGCAGGGGCTCGGCGGCGTGCTTCAGCCCGCGCTCTCGGAGAGCCTCTCCAAGAGCGCGTGTGTTTTTCCCAGCAGCTCCAAAGCGGCGTCGCGATGCGCCACGTCCTTCTCGAGGCGGGCGACCTTCTTGCGCAGCCGCTCAAGTTCCGCCTGTTCGGCGGCCTTCTTCGGCCGGGCCGCGGAGGTGCGCTGGTCGACCAGGGTGGCCGCCGCAGCGGCGTCGCGCGCGGCCCGCCACTCGATGATGTGCGAGTGGTAGAGCCGCTCGCGGCGCAGGATCGCGCCCTTCTCGCCGTTCGGGGCCGCGTCGTACTCAGCGACGATCCGCAGCTTGTACTGCGCCGTGAACGTGCGCCGCTTCGGGCGGGGCGCCGGGTCCTGCCCGGAGCCGGACGCGGGGGTGGTGGTACTGGCCATGCCGAAGTGCTCCTGTCTCGTCCATCTAGACTAACCCGACATTCCGGGCGTCTCTGTCGAGACTGTCAGAGAGGGGCGGCAGCGCTGGCGCCTCGTTCAGGCGCAGGTCGGCCAACCGTCGGCACCCCTCGATCGCCGTATGGCGATCCTTGCGTGGGGCAGTCCACACTGGCACAATGAATAGGAGAGGGAGGTTTATTCAAATGGATGTTGATATGAAGGCGCTGGGCCAGCGGGTACGCGAAGCGCGCGAGGCTGCGGGCGTGTCTCAGGATGAGGCACGCAAGGCGATCGGGGTCTCTCAGCCGACCTACTCCCGCCTTGAGAGCGGTGACCGGCCCCTGAAGGGTGACGAGCTGATTCAGCTTGCTGACTGCTTCGGCATCCGCGCTGCCGTGATCACCGGATTGGCAGAGATTCGCGAGCGGGCACGCGTGGCTGCGCGGACCGATGGCAGCACCTCCTCGATGGCGACGATGCGTGAGCGCCTCTACGCCTATCTGGAACTAGACGCTTACCTCACTAGCCAGGGGATTACGGGGGCTTGAGTTGAGCAGCAACGAGAGCCGCGCTCAGCAGCTCGCCGAGGGTTTTCGCGCAGAGCAGAGGCTTGAGGACGCACCGATCAAGGACATGTTCGAGCTCGTGCATGCCGCAAGGGGCATCGACGTGCTCAGCATCGATGCCCCTGATGCAGAGCATGGGCTGTCGATGACCGATCCCTCAACCGGGCGGACCGTGATAGCGGTCGCAACCACGCCACACCCGATGCGGCAACGGTCATCAGTTGCTCATGAGCTCGGACATGTCCTGGCCGGCGATCTCGATGGTGAGGCACCCCTCCTTCTGCCAGGTGGGCGTTCCTCGGCCGAGATTTGTGCCGACGCCTTCGCTCGTCACCTGCTACTCCCGCTCGGCGCCGTCCGCCGCCGGCTCCCCAAGGGAGCAAGCGTGTCGCAATCCGATTTGTCGGCCCTGGTACAGGAGTTCGAGGTCTCGCCCCACCTCGCCGCGATCCAGCTGCGCACCGCCGGACTGATCGACGCCGAGGTCTGCACGGATTGGGGCAGGCTCTCCGCGGCTCACCTCGCCACCACGTTCGGCTGGCTCAGCCAGTACAACAGCCTTGCCGTAGATTCGACCGCACCTCGCGCACCGCAGTCCCTAATGACTCGCGCAGTGGAGGGCTACCAACGTGGTGTCCTCGGCATCACCGAGCTCGCCGCCTGGTATCAGCAAGATCCGGCCATCCTTGAGGACGAGCTCGGGCACTCACGACAAGTCGAGGCGGGTGAGGACTGGCAAGACGAATGGGACCAAGACGCCCCGCTCTTCCCCAGTTGCGCGGAAGCGGGGGATGCGGCCTCGTGAGCATCCTGCTTGACGCGGGCCCCTCGCTGAACTTCCTCGCCGTCGGACAGGAGAACATCCTGATCCAGGCCGCCGCATCGCAGAAGCTCCAACTCGCAGCGCCGTCGCGAGTCGACATCGAGATCATCGGGATGACGAAGAACCCAAGGTTCGCGCGCACTGGTGTGAACTCCGCTTGGACAAGGCTGAAGACCTCACGGCGCGTCGAGATTTTGCCTGACGAGCTGACCACGCAACAGTTCGCCGACGCGGTGACCCGGATCAGCGGTATGCCGGCTAAGAATCGGGTACGCGAAACCAAGAGCCTCGGCGAGATTATGGTGCTCGCCCACGCCTCGGTCTTCGCTCAGCATGGCACTGACGTCTTTGTCCTCATGGACGAGACGGACGGCCGTCGTCGCGCTGCCCAAGAGGTCCAGTGGCTCCGCAGTCAAAGTGCCACCGGTGCGCTCGCTCTCTGGTCAACTCGCCAGGTCCTGCAAGAGGCGGGCAGGCAGATCGGCTGGATCAAGGGCAATCAGACTTGGGAACAGGTCTACGACGGTATGACGGCCTTCGATGATGGACTTCTGCCTCGGTCGAAGTGGTCGCGCTCTTGACCTCCGGGACAGCTCGCACTACCCATGCACGGAGGTAACCAGAAGTTGGTCCTGAGCGATGGGTGGTCCCCGGTATGCCCCCGAGTGTCTGCAGACCAAGACCGGCCGCAAATTCTGTCGAAGAAACGGGCGCGGTGCTCAAATCGGCACGGGCCGGTAGACCGCACTGAGCGCCTGCGCAGAAGAGCCCCTGGAACTCGATCTAGTCCGGGGGCTCTCCGATTCCTGTAGCCAAACTTCCTGGTATGTCAGGGACGTGCGCATGGAGTCAGCCCAGATGCGAGGCCGAGATGAAGGTAAGCATTCACGAGGTCGGGTCGTCTGTGGCGAGTTGACGATGTGACAGGTCGGCCGTGGTTCTGGAAGGCTTCGTGGTCGTGTCTGCTGATGAGCCCGCCGCTTCGCGTGAGGACCTCCTCGCGCTGATCGCGGTGCTGCGTGAGCAGAACGTGGCGCTGGCCCAGCGGTGCGCGGACCTGGAGGAGCACAACGACCGGCTGACCGCGCGGGTGGCGGAGCTGGAATGGCGGCTGTCGCGTGACAGCAACAACTCCTCCAAGCCGCCGTCCTCGGACGTGTTCGGCCGTCCGCTGGACACGGTGGTCAAGCCGAAGGCGGCCCGCAGGCGCGGGCGGCAGCCCGGTGCCCCGGGGTCGGGTCTGGCGATGGCGGCCGAGCCGGACCGCATCGAGGACCATCGGCCCTCGGCGTGCGGGGACTGTGGCGAGGCCCTGCCCCCGGCGGCCTCGGCCGGCTTCACCCGGCGCCAGGTCAGCGACGTCCCGCTGGTGACCGTGCAGGTCACCGAGCACCGCCTGCACAAGGTCCGCTGCGACTGCGGCCACGTCACCACCGCCACTGCTCCTGAGCTGGTCGCGGGCTCGCCCGCGTCCTATGGCCCGAACCTGCGCGCACTGGCCGCCTACCTGCTGGTGTTCCAGCACGTGCCGGTCGAACGCGCCGCCCAGCTGATCGCCGACACCACCGGCGCGCAGGTGTCCACCGGCTGGACCTCGGGCATCCTGGCCGAGGCCGCCGTCCTGGTGGAACCCTCCCTGCAGCTGGTCCGCGCCCCTGCTGGTCCTGGGGCACGTCCTGCACGCCGACGAGACCACCACCCGTATCGGCACCAAGCGCCGCTGGCTGCACGTGGCCTGCACCGAGCACCTGACCCTGCTGGGCCTGGCACCGCGCTCGCGCGAGGGCGCCAACTCCCTTGGCGTGCTGCCCGGCTTCCGCGGCACCCTGGTCCACGACTCGCTCTCGCTCTACGCCGGCTACCCGAACGCTGCCCACCAGCTGTGCGGCGCGCACCTGATCCGCGAGCTGACCGCCGCCGAGCAGGACCACCCAAAACAGAAGTGGCCCCAGCAGATCCGCTGGGCCCTGGCCGGACTGAACCGCCAGGCCCTGCGCGTCCGCGCGGGCGAAACCGCCGCGATCAGCGACGAATCGCTGCTGTTCTACCAGCAGCACTACCACCGCGGCGTCACCGCCGGCCTGGCCCTGCACCCCAGAGCCCCGGGCCGGGGCCAGTCCCTGGCCCGCAACCTACTGGAACGCCTGCGCGACCACGCCCATGACGTGCTCCGCTTCGCCGACCACCCCCGCCAGGTGCCCTTCACCAACAACACCGCCGAACGTGCGCTCCGACCGGTCAAGACCCAAGTCAAGATCTCCGGCTGCCACCAGTCCGACCAGGGCGCGGCAGCCTGGCTCGCCGTGCGCTCCTACCTGGACTCCGACCGCAAGCACGGCCTGAGCGCCTTCGACGCCATCCACCGCGCCTTCACCGGCAACCTCTGGCTGCCACCCATCGCCCTGCCCACCTGACCAGCAGGCATCACGCAGCGTCAGAATTCAGACGCATTCCTTCTGAATGCGTACAGATGAAGCGAGCAGAAACGAAAGCTACTGAGAGTAGCCTGACCGCTCGGACGATCGGAGCCCTCCCTCCCCGCAGCCGTAGCTGAAGGAGGGAACGAGTTCGATCTGGGTGCACACCCGGTGCACATGACGGGGGATCCAGGTATCCGAAGGGCTTGAACAAAACGATTTCCGCAGGTCAGCGGCATGCTGACCTGCGGAAACGCCAGAGTGCCAAATTTGTGTTTCCGCAGGTCACTCGTGTTTCGCACTTTTTGGGCCGCCGAGAAGGTGGACTGGTGTGCGGTGATTCGCTCGATGGGGTGAGGAAGACCCCTGCTCGGCAAGGGTGGTGACGGACGCAAAGAAGCATCGGCGGTATCTGCTTCACCCTGGTTGAGAGTGATCCGCCGATGCTTCCTGAGAAAACGATACCGCCGTCGTTGTCCGCTCTTCTGCTGGTTTGCCGGTCCTGCTTCACCGCGCCGACGTTCCGCACGTTCTGCGCGCTGCTGACCGGGATGATCGCGCAGACCCGCCGCCGCACCGTGTGCGGGATGCTCCTGGGCGCCGGGCTGGAGCGTATCTGGCACCATACCCGGGCCCACCGCCTGTTCTCCACAGCACGCTGGTCGATCGACGAGGTCGGACTGGCCCTGGCCGGCCTGATCGTCGAGCGCCTCCTACCGGCAGGTGCGCCGCTGGTGGTGGCCGTGGACGACACCCTGTTCAAGCGCTCCGGGCGCAAGGTCTTCGGCGCCGCCTGGCAGCACGACGGCGCCGCCCAAGGGCCCCGACCGGCAGGGTTCGGCAACTGCTGGGTCGTGGCCGGGATCATCGTGACGCTGCCGTTCCTGTCCAGACCGGTGTGCCTACCGATCCTGGCCCGACTGTGGCGCCCACGCCGCACCGGCAAGATCGCCCTGGCACGCGAGATGACCGAACTGCTCGCCACCCACTTCCCCGACCGCACCGTGCACATAGTCGGCGACGCCGCCTACGTCGGCGAACACCTGCGCGGCCTGAACCCGCAGATCACCTGGACCAGCCGCCTGAAGACCACCTCCGTGCTGCACGAACTCCCACCCCCGCGCACGGGCAGGAAGGGACGTCCACGCACCCGCGGCCCACGCCTGGGCACCCCCGCCAATATCTCCCAACTCCTCGACTGGCGCCGGGTCAAGGTCCTGCGATACGGCCGCACCGACACCGTGTTCCTGGCCGACCGGATCTGCCTGTGGTACGGCTCCTTCCACAGCCAACCCGTGCGCGTCGTACTGGTCTGGGACGAGCGCTGCGGACCCGGCACCGGCCTGAACCGCGGCTACGGCCTCGCCCTGGTCACCACCGACCTCACCAGCACACCCGAACAAATCGTGGAACGCTACGCGGCCCGCTGGTCGATCGAGACCGCATTCCACGACGCACGCCAGACCCTCGGAGCCGGCGAGGCGCGCAACCGCACCCAGACCGCCGTGGAACGCACCCTCCCCTTCGGCCTGTTCGCCTACACGGTCACGATCGCCTGGTACGCGCTGGCCGGCCACGAGCCCACCGACACCGACGAACACCGCCTAAGGGCCCGCTGGTACACCACCAAGGCCCAGCCCTCCTTCGAGGACATGACCGCCAAGCTCCGACGCGTCATCATCGCCCACAGATTTCGCAACCCACGCCCCCACCAGGCAGAACCCGAAGAAATCCAGGCCGTCCTCACCGCCTGGGCAATCGCCGGAACATGACCACCAGGAACCGCGAAACACGAGAGGTCAGAGGCCCTTTAGATGTCGAAGTAGAGCTCGAACTCGTGCGGGTGGGGGCGCAGTGAGACCGGGAGGATCTCGTTGGTGCGCTTGTAGTCGATCCAGGTCTCGATCAGGTCGGGGGTGAAGACGCCGCCGGCGAGGAGGTAGTCGTGGTCGGCTTCGAGGGCTGTGAGGACGGCGGGGAGGGTGGCGGGGACCTGGGGGACCGAGGCGTGCTCGTCGGGGGCGAGCTCGTAGAGGTCCTTGTCGACCGGCTCCAGCGGCTCGATCTTGTTCTTGATGCCGTCCAGGCCCGCCATCAGCATCGCCGAGAAGGCGAGGTAGGGGTTGGAGGACGGGTCGGGCGCGCGGAACTCGATGCGCTTGGCCTTGGCGTTGGCGCCGGTGATCGGGATGCGGATCGCTGCGGAGCGGTTGCGCTGCGAGTAGACCAGGTTGACCGGGGCCTCGAAGCCGGGGACCAGGCGGTGGTACGAGTTCACCGTCGGGTTGGTGAAGGCCAGCAGCGACGGGGCGTGCTTGAGCAGGCCGCCGATGTAGTAGCGGGCCATGTCGGAGAGGCCGGCGTAGCCCTGCTCGTCGTAGAACAGCGGGGAGCCGTCGCTCCACAGCGACTGGTGGCAGTGCATGCCGGAGCCGTTGTCGCCGAAGATCGGCTTGGGCATGAAGGTCGCGGTCTTGCCGTTCCGCCAGGCGACGTTCTTGATGATGTACTTGAACAGCATCAGGTCGTCGGCCGCGGCCAGCAGGGTGTTGAACTTGTAGTTGATCTCGGCCTGACCGGCCGTGCCGACCTCGTGGTGCTGCCGCTCGACGGTCAGCCCGGAGGCCTCCAGCTCCAGCGACATCTCGGCGCGCAGGTCGGCGAAGTGGTCCACCGGCGGGGCCGGGAAGTAGCCGCCCTTGTAGCGGACCTTGTAGCCGCGGTTGCCGCCCTCCTCGACGCGACCGGTGTTCCAGGCGCCGGCCACGGAGTCGATCTCGTAGAAGGACCTGTTCTGCTTGGTCTCGAAGCGGACGTCGTCGAAGACGTAGAACTCCGCCTCGGGGCCGAAGTAGGCGGTGTCGGCTACGCCGGAGGAGGCGAGGTAGGCCTCGGCCTTCTTGGCCACGTTGCGCGGGTCGCGGCTGT from Streptomyces sp. 846.5 encodes:
- a CDS encoding nucleotidyltransferase, with translation MNALHQTRGNTDSLEQMLSMLLDGAVEVLDISPDLRDTAVGIYTEVGTWLAENGSPGWEIYSQGSFLLGTVVRPPTPSGEYDIDLVCRLPLLEASTSKEGLKQRVGEQLVAYRAWKRNRGHTDDPDSLKSRRRCWTLGYPGFHLDVLPAIPDPDHQPSGILLTDKNLKKWQCGNPLGYADWFRGRSELSHALLEKRHANVAEVPEYHIRSTLQRLVQVLKWHCMVFFSDDLDSRPPSILLTTLAGRAYRGEDDLFNAVRRVLSAMQQFIENRDGQWWVANPAHEAENFTDKWNEYPERRQAFFSWFDEVRTTMDNLSLMESKGLHVVHSQLLKSFTAEPIEHSFARYAARMEAPTDQRMGPTGLLSPTATGARRKPNTYYGQHPTACA
- a CDS encoding ImmA/IrrE family metallo-endopeptidase produces the protein MSSNESRAQQLAEGFRAEQRLEDAPIKDMFELVHAARGIDVLSIDAPDAEHGLSMTDPSTGRTVIAVATTPHPMRQRSSVAHELGHVLAGDLDGEAPLLLPGGRSSAEICADAFARHLLLPLGAVRRRLPKGASVSQSDLSALVQEFEVSPHLAAIQLRTAGLIDAEVCTDWGRLSAAHLATTFGWLSQYNSLAVDSTAPRAPQSLMTRAVEGYQRGVLGITELAAWYQQDPAILEDELGHSRQVEAGEDWQDEWDQDAPLFPSCAEAGDAAS
- a CDS encoding IS3 family transposase, with the translated sequence MKHAAEPLLDEAFTGLERELNTTAACRLTGRSRATHYRRLHPPTPRERAPRPSPASALSTTERQAVLDLLNRPQYADLAPAQVWARELDEGRYHCSERTMYRILEAAGQSGERRRLASHPAKTVPQLRATAPCQVLTWDITKVQGPNKGEWYHAYVIIDIYSRYICGWTVERAESADRAEELIRETIERNGIVPETVHADRGTAMTSKKVSQLLIDLGVTRSHSRPKVSNDNPFSESNFKTMKYMSDFPKSFNSLEEARSWFDGFISYYNHEHRHSGIGLHTPASVHFGTAELVREQRATTLAEAYARHPERFARRPQPPKLPEQVWINEPQPETEPAQQSS
- a CDS encoding transposase, with protein sequence MSALLLVCRSCFTAPTFRTFCALLTGMIAQTRRRTVCGMLLGAGLERIWHHTRAHRLFSTARWSIDEVGLALAGLIVERLLPAGAPLVVAVDDTLFKRSGRKVFGAAWQHDGAAQGPRPAGFGNCWVVAGIIVTLPFLSRPVCLPILARLWRPRRTGKIALAREMTELLATHFPDRTVHIVGDAAYVGEHLRGLNPQITWTSRLKTTSVLHELPPPRTGRKGRPRTRGPRLGTPANISQLLDWRRVKVLRYGRTDTVFLADRICLWYGSFHSQPVRVVLVWDERCGPGTGLNRGYGLALVTTDLTSTPEQIVERYAARWSIETAFHDARQTLGAGEARNRTQTAVERTLPFGLFAYTVTIAWYALAGHEPTDTDEHRLRARWYTTKAQPSFEDMTAKLRRVIIAHRFRNPRPHQAEPEEIQAVLTAWAIAGT
- the glnA gene encoding type I glutamate--ammonia ligase, whose translation is MFNNADEVSRYISENDVKFIDVRFCDLPGVMQHFTVPAGSFDPAETLMFDGSSIRGFQAIHESDMALIPDLGTARLDAFRKDTTLNINFFIHDPITGEQYSRDPRNVAKKAEAYLASSGVADTAYFGPEAEFYVFDDVRFETKQNRSFYEIDSVAGAWNTGRVEEGGNRGYKVRYKGGYFPAPPVDHFADLRAEMSLELEASGLTVERQHHEVGTAGQAEINYKFNTLLAAADDLMLFKYIIKNVAWRNGKTATFMPKPIFGDNGSGMHCHQSLWSDGSPLFYDEQGYAGLSDMARYYIGGLLKHAPSLLAFTNPTVNSYHRLVPGFEAPVNLVYSQRNRSAAIRIPITGANAKAKRIEFRAPDPSSNPYLAFSAMLMAGLDGIKNKIEPLEPVDKDLYELAPDEHASVPQVPATLPAVLTALEADHDYLLAGGVFTPDLIETWIDYKRTNEILPVSLRPHPHEFELYFDI
- a CDS encoding transposase, producing the protein MHADETTTRIGTKRRWLHVACTEHLTLLGLAPRSREGANSLGVLPGFRGTLVHDSLSLYAGYPNAAHQLCGAHLIRELTAAEQDHPKQKWPQQIRWALAGLNRQALRVRAGETAAISDESLLFYQQHYHRGVTAGLALHPRAPGRGQSLARNLLERLRDHAHDVLRFADHPRQVPFTNNTAERALRPVKTQVKISGCHQSDQGAAAWLAVRSYLDSDRKHGLSAFDAIHRAFTGNLWLPPIALPT
- a CDS encoding helix-turn-helix transcriptional regulator — protein: MDVDMKALGQRVREAREAAGVSQDEARKAIGVSQPTYSRLESGDRPLKGDELIQLADCFGIRAAVITGLAEIRERARVAARTDGSTSSMATMRERLYAYLELDAYLTSQGITGA